The Cydia amplana chromosome 11, ilCydAmpl1.1, whole genome shotgun sequence genome includes a region encoding these proteins:
- the LOC134652370 gene encoding putative inositol monophosphatase 3, with amino-acid sequence MNFSGTLRINKFACFILGFILFLIIYWRSGGATVTDKSDLVNLKHLLKAGIFAAERGGKRVVSQKNGELNVQSKGKTQEGANDPVTDADLASHCAMYYSLKNTFPKLSIVSEEHTGVAGCSDQEAIDLESTPAGHGVIDYMFDELVYIKDVTVWIDPLDATQEYTEGLYQYVTTMMCVAIKGVPVIGVIHYPFTPRTYWGWYTKRTSDNIPSVAHKEENKNQPTVVVSRSHPGKVTETAKKAFGDKTTVIPAAGAGYKVMTVVNGTYDVYLHTSVIKKWDLCAGDALMKSVDGKMTTTKGDPIDYSPNEVKVTDGILVTRYDHEYYLSKMPVLAP; translated from the exons ATGAATTTCAGTGGTACATTAAGAATTAATAAATTCGCTTGTTTCATATTaggttttatattatttctaatCATTTATTGGCGATCCGGCGGTGCCACTGTGACTGACAAAAGTGATTTAGTGAATTTGAAACATTTGTTAAAAGCTGGTATTTTTGCGGCAGAGCGTGGTGGCAAGAGAGTTGTGAGTCAAAAGAATGGGGAATTAAACGTTCAGAGTAAAGGGAAGACGCAGGAAGGCGCAAACGATCCTGTAACGGATGCAGACTTAGCTTCGCACTGCGCGATGTATTACAGTTTGAAGAATACGTTTCCTAAGTTGTCTATAGTTTCGGAGGAGCATACGGGAGTGGCTGGCTGCAGTGACCAGGAGGCCATAGACTTGGAGAGTACGCCGGCGGGGCACGGTGTGATAGATTACATGTTTGATGAACTTGTTTACATTAAGGATGTGACTGTGTGGATTGATCCGTTGGACGCTACGCAGGAGTACACAG AGGGTCTATACCAGTATGTAACCACCATGATGTGCGTGGCCATCAAAGGAGTGCCAGTTATTGGAGTAATCCACTATCCATTTACGCCACGCACCTACTGGGGATGGTACACCAAGCGGACCTCGGACAATATACCCAGTGTGGCTCAT AAGGAAGAAAACAAGAACCAGCCCACAGTGGTGgtgtctcgctcgcacccggGCAAAGTGACGGAGACGGCGAAAAAGGCTTTTGGCGATAAGACCACAGTCATCCCGGCGGCCGGCGCTGGGTACAAGGTCATGACTGTTGTCAATG GCACCTATGACGTCTACCTCCACACGTCCGTCATAAAAAAATGGGACCTCTGCGCCGGCGACGCTCTCATGAAATCCGTCGATGGCAAGATGACCACCACCAAAGGTGACCCCATCGACTATTCACCTAACGAAGTGAAAGTGACCGACGGGATTTTAGTGACGAGGTACGACCACGAATATTATTTGAGTAAGATGCCAGTTTTAGCGCCTTGA